Proteins encoded by one window of Rhineura floridana isolate rRhiFlo1 chromosome 9, rRhiFlo1.hap2, whole genome shotgun sequence:
- the CNOT7 gene encoding CCR4-NOT transcription complex subunit 7 isoform X1, with the protein MPAATVDHSQRICEVWACNLDEEMKKIRQVIWKFNYVAMDTEFPGVVARPIGEFRSNADYQYQLLRCNVDLLKIIQLGLTFMNEQGEYPPGTSTWQFNFKFNLTEDMYAQDSIELLTTSGIQFKKHEEEGIETQYFAELLMTSGVVLCEGVKWLSFHSGYDFGYLIKILTNSNLPEEELDFFEILRLFFPVIYDVKYLMKSCKNLKGGLQEVAEQLELERIGPQHQAGSDSLLTGMAFFKMREMFFEDHIDDAKYCGHLYGLGSGSSYVQNGTGNAYEEEANKQS; encoded by the exons ATGCCAGCAGCTACAGTAGATCACAGCCAAAGAATTTGTGAAGTTTGGGCTTGCAACCTGGATGAAGAGATGAAGAAAATTCGTCAAGTTATTTGGAAGTTTAACTATGTTGCCATG GACACAGAGTTTCCAGGTGTAGTTGCACGGCCTATTGGAGAATTCAGAAGTAATGCAGACTATCAGTATCAACTACTCCGCTGTAATGTAGACTTACTAAAGATAATTCAATTAGGGTTGACGTTCATGAATGAACAAGGCGAATACCCTCCAGGAACTTCAACGTggcaatttaattttaaatttaatttaac AGAGGATATGTATGCCCAGGATTCCATAGAGctactaacaacatctggaattcAGTTCAAAAAACATGAGGAAGAAGGAATTGAGACTCAGTACTTCGCTGAACTtcttatgacatcaggtgtagtgCTATGTGAAGGAGTCAAGTGGCTTTCATTTCATAG tggctatgaCTTTGGCTATCTGATCAAGATCTTGACAAATTCCAATTTACCTGAAGAAGAACTGGACTTCTTTGAGATTCTGAGATTGTTTTTCCCTGTCATTTATGATGTGAAGTACCTTATGAAGAGTTGCAAAAATCTTAAG GGTGGATTGCAAGAAGTTGCCGAGCAGTTAGAGTTGGAGAGGATAGGACCACAGCATCAAGCAGGATCTGATTCTCTACTAACAGGCATGGCCTTCTTCAAAATGCGAGAG ATGTTCTTCGAAGATCACATCGATGATGCAAAGTACTGCGGTCACCTGTATGGTCTTGGTTCTGGTTCATCGTATGTACAGAATGGGACAGGAAATGCATATGAAGAAGAAGCCAACAAGCAATCTTGA
- the CNOT7 gene encoding CCR4-NOT transcription complex subunit 7 isoform X2: MNEQGEYPPGTSTWQFNFKFNLTEDMYAQDSIELLTTSGIQFKKHEEEGIETQYFAELLMTSGVVLCEGVKWLSFHSGYDFGYLIKILTNSNLPEEELDFFEILRLFFPVIYDVKYLMKSCKNLKGGLQEVAEQLELERIGPQHQAGSDSLLTGMAFFKMREMFFEDHIDDAKYCGHLYGLGSGSSYVQNGTGNAYEEEANKQS; the protein is encoded by the exons ATGAATGAACAAGGCGAATACCCTCCAGGAACTTCAACGTggcaatttaattttaaatttaatttaac AGAGGATATGTATGCCCAGGATTCCATAGAGctactaacaacatctggaattcAGTTCAAAAAACATGAGGAAGAAGGAATTGAGACTCAGTACTTCGCTGAACTtcttatgacatcaggtgtagtgCTATGTGAAGGAGTCAAGTGGCTTTCATTTCATAG tggctatgaCTTTGGCTATCTGATCAAGATCTTGACAAATTCCAATTTACCTGAAGAAGAACTGGACTTCTTTGAGATTCTGAGATTGTTTTTCCCTGTCATTTATGATGTGAAGTACCTTATGAAGAGTTGCAAAAATCTTAAG GGTGGATTGCAAGAAGTTGCCGAGCAGTTAGAGTTGGAGAGGATAGGACCACAGCATCAAGCAGGATCTGATTCTCTACTAACAGGCATGGCCTTCTTCAAAATGCGAGAG ATGTTCTTCGAAGATCACATCGATGATGCAAAGTACTGCGGTCACCTGTATGGTCTTGGTTCTGGTTCATCGTATGTACAGAATGGGACAGGAAATGCATATGAAGAAGAAGCCAACAAGCAATCTTGA